In the genome of Candidatus Saccharibacteria bacterium, one region contains:
- a CDS encoding exodeoxyribonuclease III, with product MKLYSWNVNGIRAVIKKGTFQDFVAQHQPDILCLQETKAEQGQAEIDLPDYEEYWHSADKKGYSGTAIFTKIKPLSIQNGLPEDIIKKYELAADDYGDPNSEGRVITAEFDDFYVVTVYTPNSKDDLSRVPLRHKQWDPAFLAYCKSLETGEIRLSEMHDTAAHHSGKPVVFCGDLNVAHTEDDLARPKENRGKKGFTDEEREGFDNFIHAGFIDTLRLFKQGNGHYTWWTHWANARARNVGWRIDYVLVSEALKSRVKKAEIHADVMGSDHCPVSIELSS from the coding sequence TTGAAATTGTACAGTTGGAATGTCAACGGGATTAGGGCAGTAATCAAAAAGGGGACTTTCCAAGACTTCGTAGCCCAACATCAACCCGACATTTTGTGCCTACAAGAAACCAAGGCAGAGCAGGGACAGGCCGAGATTGATCTGCCCGACTATGAAGAGTACTGGCACAGCGCAGACAAAAAAGGTTACTCTGGCACAGCAATCTTCACCAAAATAAAACCACTATCTATCCAAAACGGTTTACCAGAAGACATTATCAAAAAATACGAGCTCGCGGCCGATGACTACGGCGACCCAAACAGTGAAGGCAGAGTTATCACTGCCGAGTTTGACGATTTTTACGTGGTGACTGTTTACACCCCAAACTCCAAAGACGATTTAAGCCGTGTTCCGCTCCGTCATAAACAGTGGGATCCAGCCTTCCTGGCATACTGCAAATCATTAGAAACCGGAGAGATTCGCTTGAGCGAGATGCACGATACGGCAGCTCATCACTCCGGAAAGCCGGTCGTGTTCTGTGGTGACCTAAATGTAGCCCATACCGAGGATGACCTGGCTCGCCCTAAAGAAAACCGTGGCAAAAAAGGCTTTACTGACGAAGAGCGCGAAGGTTTTGATAATTTCATTCATGCCGGTTTTATTGATACGTTGCGACTTTTCAAGCAAGGCAACGGGCACTATACATGGTGGACACACTGGGCCAACGCGCGGGCACGCAACGTTGGCTGGAGGATTGATTACGTCCTGGTATCTGAGGCTTTAAAAAGCCGGGTTAAAAAAGCTGAGATCCACGCTGATGTCATGGGTTCAGACCATTGCCCAGTCAGCATAGAGCTTTCCAGTTAG
- the pyrH gene encoding UMP kinase yields the protein MYKRVLLKISGEQLAGKFDGGIDPERANWLAAEIKKAQDKNVQVVIMVGGGNFLRGAQIAGHGIKRVTADHMGMLGTMMNALALTDIFEANGIKTRCLSNIFAEQVAEKFIHRLAEKHLGKGRVVIVAGGIGRPYLTTDTAAVSMALELECNAVLKATKVDGVYDKDPTTHNDAVKMDSLSYQQAVEDGAISIMDKAAMGLAMEHKMPLVIFDLLNGGNIAKVSAGEPIGTTIS from the coding sequence ATGTATAAACGTGTTTTACTGAAAATTTCCGGCGAACAGCTAGCTGGAAAGTTCGATGGCGGAATTGACCCAGAGCGAGCCAACTGGTTGGCGGCTGAAATAAAAAAAGCCCAGGATAAAAATGTGCAAGTAGTAATCATGGTTGGTGGCGGTAATTTCTTGCGCGGCGCCCAAATAGCCGGTCACGGCATTAAGCGGGTTACGGCTGATCATATGGGAATGCTTGGCACTATGATGAACGCACTGGCATTAACAGACATATTCGAAGCGAACGGCATAAAGACCCGTTGTTTGAGTAATATTTTTGCTGAACAGGTGGCTGAAAAGTTTATCCACCGTTTAGCTGAAAAACACTTAGGCAAAGGCCGAGTGGTGATTGTAGCGGGGGGTATCGGCCGGCCGTATCTTACAACTGATACTGCTGCCGTGTCTATGGCGCTAGAGTTAGAGTGCAACGCAGTGCTTAAGGCCACAAAAGTAGACGGCGTTTACGATAAAGACCCGACTACGCATAATGATGCCGTAAAAATGGATTCTCTCAGCTACCAACAAGCTGTAGAAGACGGTGCAATCAGTATTATGGATAAGGCAGCCATGGGTCTAGCCATGGAGCATAAAATGCCGCTGGTTATATTTGACTTGCTCAACGGGGGTAACATCGCCAAAGTTTCTGCTGGTGAGCCCATCGGCACCACTATTTCTTAG
- a CDS encoding GIY-YIG nuclease family protein — protein sequence MSENTETPQKHWWLYVLKLEQGKFYVGITSKTPEERFQQHVNGFLGAQWTKKYKPIELTYKEDLGNVTLEQAKLAENMKIRMYMNMYGDENVRGGDLNYSGKYFYRFGRFHRDEDWQIVTVILFLSIVITLLLLDKLGLVSL from the coding sequence ATGAGCGAAAACACAGAAACCCCTCAGAAGCACTGGTGGTTGTATGTTTTGAAGCTGGAGCAGGGCAAGTTTTACGTTGGGATTACTTCTAAAACACCAGAAGAGCGGTTTCAGCAGCATGTTAACGGTTTTCTTGGTGCGCAGTGGACAAAAAAATATAAACCAATTGAGCTAACCTACAAAGAGGACCTAGGTAACGTAACACTAGAGCAAGCTAAGCTAGCTGAAAATATGAAAATACGTATGTATATGAATATGTACGGTGATGAAAACGTACGTGGCGGCGACCTAAACTACAGTGGTAAGTATTTCTACAGGTTTGGGAGATTCCATCGTGATGAGGATTGGCAGATCGTGACTGTGATCCTTTTCCTATCGATTGTAATAACACTACTTTTGCTGGACAAGTTAGGGCTAGTTAGCTTGTGA
- a CDS encoding rhodanese-like domain-containing protein, producing the protein MSKMIIDVREPEEYQTRHSTGAFNIPLLELDNAAELMTLDKDTDIVVYCRTGDRSEVAKQLLNAKGFNKVTNGVNAETVACDYGIGLE; encoded by the coding sequence ATGAGTAAGATGATAATTGATGTGCGTGAACCAGAAGAATACCAAACGCGCCACTCGACTGGCGCGTTTAATATACCCCTGCTAGAGCTTGATAACGCGGCAGAACTTATGACACTTGATAAGGATACTGATATCGTGGTGTATTGCCGGACTGGTGATCGCTCAGAAGTAGCAAAGCAGCTACTTAACGCCAAAGGTTTTAATAAAGTTACTAACGGTGTAAACGCCGAAACAGTTGCCTGTGATTACGGCATTGGCTTAGAATGA
- a CDS encoding methionine adenosyltransferase domain-containing protein: MSVKKSIYKTAESVSPGHPDKLCDQISDAILDAYLAEDADARVAVETVGGHGKVFITGEVTSSAKVDVAPIVERLAPGVELETRIVAQSPEIAHGVDTGGAGDQGIMVGYASSETDELLPLEVVLSRRLNQALYERLPHDGKTQVTVRDGVIQSIVASFQNAPQPELESAVKYWLSSSSTITYDLSTINLHINPAGDWHQGGFDADAGLTGRKLVVDNYGPSVPIGGGCFSGKDPSKVDRSAAYMARKIAVDYLRERKAQEVFVHLAYAIGYNQPLEATVTIDGAQEVVEGYDLTPAGIIKSLDLKRPIYEQTARFGHFGHPNFPWEK, from the coding sequence ATGTCTGTAAAAAAATCAATCTATAAAACCGCCGAGTCAGTTAGCCCGGGGCACCCCGACAAACTATGCGATCAAATTTCTGACGCCATACTCGATGCTTACCTGGCTGAGGATGCCGACGCTCGAGTCGCCGTAGAAACTGTTGGCGGTCACGGCAAAGTTTTTATAACTGGTGAAGTGACTTCATCGGCCAAAGTTGACGTTGCGCCGATTGTTGAGCGGCTCGCGCCAGGCGTAGAGCTGGAAACACGTATCGTTGCCCAGAGTCCAGAAATCGCCCACGGCGTAGATACCGGCGGTGCAGGTGACCAAGGCATAATGGTAGGTTACGCATCGTCAGAAACGGACGAACTACTGCCACTGGAAGTCGTGCTAAGCCGCAGATTAAACCAAGCCCTTTATGAGCGCTTGCCTCACGACGGTAAAACGCAAGTAACCGTCCGCGATGGCGTCATACAGTCAATCGTAGCTAGCTTCCAAAACGCCCCACAACCTGAACTCGAATCAGCAGTAAAGTATTGGCTCTCAAGTTCATCAACTATTACCTATGATCTATCAACTATCAATTTACACATTAACCCCGCCGGCGATTGGCACCAAGGCGGCTTTGACGCCGATGCCGGACTAACCGGCCGCAAACTCGTGGTAGACAACTACGGCCCCAGCGTGCCGATTGGTGGCGGCTGCTTTTCTGGCAAAGACCCCAGCAAGGTTGATCGTTCCGCCGCCTATATGGCACGCAAAATCGCCGTAGATTACTTGCGGGAGCGTAAAGCCCAAGAAGTGTTCGTGCACCTGGCATATGCCATAGGCTACAACCAACCACTAGAAGCAACTGTCACTATTGACGGAGCTCAAGAAGTTGTTGAGGGCTATGACCTAACGCCAGCCGGTATCATCAAATCGCTCGATCTCAAACGGCCAATCTACGAACAAACCGCCCGCTTCGGCCACTTCGGCCACCCCAACTTTCCTTGGGAAAAATAG
- a CDS encoding ABC transporter permease, producing the protein MFGGDIKMALSSLRSSKWRSLLTVLGIIIGIVSVVTTVSIGEGVKQQAQQQISQRGEDIITVLPGTTVQRNAIGEITSLDPFVGQSSTVFSESDYDAVANTPGVVLTVPFGQVVGLAETKERSYPEARVIATTPGAPTVLSQPVEYGGFFSEDSRDNTAIIGKTVAEQLFGENVPTGKSLEVRDREFIVRGVFSEFPGATPLLAGADYNNAIFIPYHVGQELMGGSMHIYQMLAMSEDSESTEQTAEAIKTSLTKQRSDQEDFTILRQEESLAITNELIHSITNLVTAIAAISLLVGGIGIMNIMLVSVSERTQEIGVRKAVGASNRQILGQFMTEAAVLGICGGLLGVVFSVLANFLLRIFTNLQPVITLEIVGVAVSVALFVGLFFGMAPALKAAHKDPIDALRY; encoded by the coding sequence ATGTTTGGCGGTGACATCAAGATGGCACTATCCAGCCTGCGCAGCTCAAAGTGGCGCAGCTTGTTGACCGTGCTGGGCATAATTATTGGTATCGTATCAGTCGTGACCACAGTTTCTATTGGCGAGGGCGTCAAGCAGCAGGCGCAGCAACAAATCAGTCAACGCGGCGAAGATATTATTACCGTATTGCCAGGAACAACTGTACAGCGGAACGCAATTGGCGAAATAACCAGCTTGGATCCATTTGTTGGTCAATCGAGTACAGTTTTCTCAGAATCAGACTATGATGCGGTGGCCAACACACCAGGTGTTGTTTTAACGGTGCCTTTTGGGCAAGTAGTTGGTTTAGCTGAGACCAAGGAGCGTAGCTATCCGGAAGCGCGGGTTATTGCTACCACACCTGGTGCGCCAACCGTTTTAAGCCAACCGGTTGAGTATGGCGGTTTTTTCTCTGAAGATTCGCGGGATAACACTGCCATAATCGGCAAAACTGTCGCCGAGCAATTGTTTGGCGAGAACGTGCCAACCGGAAAATCGCTAGAGGTTCGTGACCGTGAATTCATAGTTAGGGGTGTATTCAGCGAGTTTCCCGGCGCAACACCGCTGTTGGCCGGTGCGGATTATAATAATGCAATATTCATCCCCTACCACGTTGGACAAGAACTAATGGGCGGCAGTATGCATATTTATCAAATGCTGGCGATGTCAGAAGATTCTGAGAGCACTGAGCAAACCGCCGAGGCTATAAAAACGTCCTTGACGAAGCAGCGCTCGGATCAAGAGGATTTCACAATATTGCGTCAAGAGGAAAGCCTGGCAATTACCAATGAACTCATCCACTCAATTACTAATCTGGTAACGGCAATTGCGGCTATATCACTGTTAGTTGGCGGCATCGGTATTATGAATATTATGCTGGTATCGGTCTCAGAACGTACACAAGAAATAGGGGTCAGAAAAGCGGTGGGCGCCAGTAATAGGCAGATTCTTGGTCAATTCATGACAGAAGCGGCGGTGTTGGGTATTTGTGGCGGCCTGCTTGGCGTAGTGTTTTCGGTATTAGCAAACTTCTTACTAAGGATATTTACCAACCTTCAACCGGTTATTACGCTAGAGATTGTCGGTGTTGCGGTATCGGTAGCCTTGTTTGTAGGGCTTTTCTTTGGCATGGCTCCAGCGCTTAAAGCTGCTCATAAAGATCCAATCGACGCTCTCCGATACTAA